A genome region from Methanomicrobiales archaeon includes the following:
- a CDS encoding glutamate--tRNA ligase, whose protein sequence is MAMEPRTLLYVYALQNAVKYGDVPKGGTVLGKLLGEHPEYRASARELRNVVDAVIAEVSALTPEDRISRLRALAPNLIDELSERHAEERALPPLEGAEKGVVMRFAPNPSGPLHLGHARAAILNDAYIQKYGGRYILRIEDTDPRRVDPDAYRTVQEDIDWLGIGIDDIVYQSDRLEIYYEYAEKLIALGGAYICTCEAEEFRMLKLARKTCPCRVNDTEKNLELWEAMLAGEYYEGAVTMRVKTDLEHPDPAMRDFSAFRIVGSPPHPRVDARVFPLMNFSVAVDDHLLGITHVIRGKDHIANTVRQRFIFDYFGWTPPIYRHYGRMGIEGVVLSTSEMRAGIAAGRFSGWDDVRLGTLRAIAKRGIAPEAVRRSILEIGIGETDISFSWDNLYAHNRSIVDPVANRYFFVPDPVEVEVAGAPEQIARPLLHPGDPDRGVRALRFRDRVVLPKEELRWPCLRLKDLFNVAVESADAGHALVYAGNSLEEARKRKLPVVQWLPVGERMPCVLHRPEGDVTGFCEPAVAEQIGRIVQFERVGFARIDALNEEGVQAYYTHR, encoded by the coding sequence ATGGCCATGGAACCGCGGACTCTCCTGTACGTCTATGCTCTCCAGAATGCCGTGAAGTACGGGGACGTGCCCAAGGGCGGGACCGTGCTGGGGAAGTTGCTGGGCGAACATCCTGAGTACCGCGCTTCCGCCCGCGAGCTGCGGAACGTGGTGGATGCGGTGATCGCGGAGGTGAGCGCCCTCACCCCGGAGGATAGGATCTCCCGCCTGAGAGCGCTCGCACCGAACCTGATCGACGAGCTTTCGGAGCGTCATGCGGAAGAGAGGGCCCTGCCGCCCCTGGAGGGCGCGGAGAAGGGCGTGGTGATGCGGTTCGCCCCCAACCCCAGCGGACCGCTCCACCTGGGGCACGCTCGGGCGGCGATCCTGAATGACGCCTACATCCAGAAATATGGCGGGAGATACATCCTCCGGATCGAGGATACCGATCCGCGCAGGGTGGACCCGGATGCGTACCGTACGGTTCAGGAGGATATCGACTGGCTTGGGATCGGGATCGACGATATCGTCTACCAGAGCGATCGCCTTGAGATCTACTACGAGTATGCAGAGAAGCTGATCGCACTCGGGGGGGCGTACATCTGCACCTGCGAGGCGGAGGAGTTCCGCATGCTGAAGCTTGCCAGAAAGACCTGCCCCTGCCGCGTGAACGACACCGAGAAGAACCTTGAACTCTGGGAGGCGATGCTCGCAGGGGAGTACTACGAAGGCGCGGTCACGATGCGCGTGAAGACCGACCTGGAGCATCCGGACCCGGCCATGCGGGACTTCTCCGCGTTCCGCATCGTCGGTTCACCACCCCACCCCCGGGTGGATGCACGGGTCTTCCCGCTGATGAACTTCTCCGTCGCGGTGGACGATCACCTGCTAGGCATCACCCACGTGATCCGCGGAAAGGACCATATCGCGAACACGGTGCGGCAGCGGTTTATCTTCGATTATTTCGGCTGGACACCGCCCATCTACCGCCATTACGGCCGCATGGGCATCGAGGGAGTGGTCCTCTCCACTTCGGAGATGCGGGCGGGGATCGCGGCAGGTAGGTTCAGCGGATGGGACGATGTCCGTCTCGGCACGCTCCGCGCGATCGCGAAGCGCGGAATCGCCCCGGAGGCGGTCCGCCGCTCCATCCTCGAGATCGGAATCGGCGAGACGGATATCTCCTTCTCCTGGGACAACCTCTACGCCCATAACCGCAGTATCGTGGACCCTGTCGCCAATCGCTACTTCTTCGTCCCCGATCCCGTCGAGGTGGAGGTGGCAGGCGCCCCCGAGCAGATCGCACGGCCTCTCCTGCACCCGGGAGATCCCGATCGGGGTGTTCGGGCGCTCCGGTTCCGGGACCGCGTCGTGCTGCCGAAGGAGGAACTGCGATGGCCTTGCCTGCGGCTGAAGGACCTCTTCAACGTCGCCGTCGAGAGCGCCGACGCGGGGCACGCGCTCGTCTATGCGGGCAACTCCCTCGAAGAGGCGCGGAAGAGGAAGCTGCCTGTCGTCCAGTGGCTGCCCGTCGGCGAGCGCATGCCCTGCGTCCTCCACCGCCCCGAGGGGGACGTAACGGGCTTCTGCGAGCCCGCTGTCGCCGAACAGATAGGGCGCATCGTTCAGTTCGAGCGTGTCGGGTTCGCCCGCATCGACGCTCTGAACGAGGAGGGCGTCCAGGCGTACTACACGCACCG
- a CDS encoding polyprenyl synthetase family protein, which translates to MDLLEYLEKTAEKVDLALHRHYGSAYGELYKASSHLLLAGGKRLRPAVVLLSADAVNHGRSDDLIPAALALELIHTFTLIHDDIMDGDVERRGVPTVHTCWDEPTAILAGDVLYANAFEFLCRAITDDRSRVKAIAMLARTCALICEGQHMDMSFEKREDVEVGEYLEMVQKKTGALYAAAAAIGGMLAGGTAVQVDALYSYGLSAGIAFQIQDDLIDLMEHSERIGKDRGSDLREGKQTLITIRARERGFDLAQFRKRLSDEEMDRLVHQLQVAGVIGDVRATALERADAAKSALSVLPFSEERKLLTDIVDFFISRGY; encoded by the coding sequence ATGGATCTGCTGGAGTATCTGGAAAAGACGGCGGAGAAGGTGGATCTGGCGCTCCACCGCCACTATGGAAGCGCATATGGAGAGCTCTACAAGGCCAGCTCGCACCTTCTGCTCGCGGGCGGCAAGCGCCTTCGGCCGGCGGTTGTCCTGCTGTCGGCAGACGCGGTGAATCACGGCAGATCGGACGATCTGATCCCGGCGGCGCTGGCGCTGGAGCTGATCCACACCTTCACCCTGATTCACGACGACATCATGGACGGGGACGTTGAACGGCGCGGGGTCCCCACGGTGCACACCTGCTGGGACGAACCGACGGCGATCCTCGCCGGCGATGTGCTCTATGCGAATGCGTTCGAGTTCCTCTGCCGCGCCATCACGGACGACAGGTCTCGGGTGAAGGCGATCGCCATGCTCGCGCGGACGTGCGCGCTGATCTGCGAAGGGCAGCACATGGACATGTCCTTCGAGAAGCGGGAGGATGTCGAGGTCGGGGAGTACCTGGAGATGGTGCAGAAGAAGACCGGGGCACTCTACGCAGCTGCTGCTGCCATCGGAGGCATGCTCGCCGGCGGTACGGCCGTCCAGGTGGATGCGCTCTACTCCTACGGCCTCTCGGCCGGTATCGCGTTCCAGATCCAGGACGATCTGATCGATCTCATGGAGCACTCGGAGAGGATCGGCAAGGACAGGGGATCCGATCTCCGGGAAGGGAAGCAGACGCTGATCACCATCCGGGCCCGGGAGAGGGGATTCGACCTCGCGCAGTTCCGGAAAAGGCTCTCCGACGAGGAGATGGACCGCCTCGTGCACCAGTTGCAGGTGGCGGGAGTGATCGGCGATGTGCGGGCGACCGCTCTCGAGAGGGCGGATGCTGCAAAATCCGCCCTGTCCGTCCTCCCCTTTTCGGAAGAACGGAAGCTGCTGACCGATATCGTGGACTTCTTCATCAGCAGAGGTTACTGA
- a CDS encoding RNase J family beta-CASP ribonuclease, protein MDIEIVAVGGYEEVGRNMTAVRCGKEIVVFDMGLRLDQIMIHEEAEVENMHSLDLIQMKAIPDDTMMNTVEGTVKAIVCTHGHLDHIGAIPKLAHRYNAPIIGTPYTIELIRQQIAGEQKFGVNNKLFALRTGQKYTLSQNLVLEFVRMQHSIIETVTAVLHTPHGAVVYANDFKLDRTPVIGDPPDFARLRQIGKEGVVAFITESTNVMQKGRCPSERIARDLVRDTITSYEDDKNAIIVSTFSSHISRVKTIAECAHEIGRKPILLGRSMERYSATAEQMKLVGFPESLSMFGNRRTVDRTLRRIMKAGKDRFVPIVTGHQGEPGSILTRIVMDDTPYKVEKGDKILFSAKVIPNPMNYGQRYLVEARLRMRGARIFEDLHVSGHAYREDHYEMLHLLNPQHVIPSHGGLDLTGAYAQLAEEVGYTLHDDLHIMRNGQKVIVHK, encoded by the coding sequence ATGGATATTGAAATCGTGGCAGTGGGCGGCTATGAGGAAGTCGGAAGGAATATGACCGCCGTCCGCTGCGGGAAAGAGATCGTGGTGTTCGATATGGGGCTCCGCCTGGATCAGATCATGATCCACGAGGAGGCCGAGGTCGAGAATATGCACTCCCTCGACCTGATCCAGATGAAGGCGATCCCCGACGATACCATGATGAACACCGTGGAGGGGACGGTAAAAGCGATCGTCTGCACCCACGGGCATCTGGACCACATCGGGGCGATCCCCAAGCTGGCTCATCGCTACAACGCACCCATCATCGGGACACCCTATACGATCGAGTTGATTCGGCAGCAGATCGCCGGCGAGCAGAAGTTCGGCGTGAACAACAAACTCTTCGCGCTGCGGACGGGGCAGAAGTACACCCTCTCGCAGAACCTGGTTCTGGAGTTCGTGCGGATGCAGCACAGCATCATCGAGACCGTGACGGCAGTTCTGCACACTCCGCACGGCGCCGTGGTCTACGCGAACGACTTCAAGCTGGATCGGACGCCGGTCATCGGCGATCCTCCCGATTTCGCCCGCCTGCGGCAGATAGGAAAGGAGGGCGTGGTTGCATTCATTACGGAATCCACCAACGTGATGCAGAAGGGAAGGTGCCCGAGCGAGCGGATCGCACGGGATCTGGTGCGGGACACGATCACGAGCTACGAGGACGACAAGAATGCGATCATCGTCAGCACGTTCTCGTCGCATATCTCGCGGGTGAAGACAATTGCAGAGTGCGCCCACGAGATCGGGAGAAAACCCATCCTCCTCGGGCGCTCCATGGAGCGCTACTCTGCGACGGCCGAGCAGATGAAACTGGTGGGATTCCCCGAGAGTCTCTCCATGTTCGGGAACCGCCGCACGGTTGACAGAACGCTCCGCCGGATCATGAAGGCGGGCAAGGATCGGTTCGTGCCCATCGTCACCGGCCACCAGGGGGAACCGGGGTCCATCTTGACAAGGATCGTGATGGACGACACCCCGTACAAGGTGGAGAAGGGCGACAAGATCCTCTTCTCCGCCAAGGTGATCCCCAACCCGATGAACTACGGCCAGAGATACCTCGTCGAAGCGCGGCTGCGCATGCGGGGCGCAAGGATATTCGAGGATCTCCATGTGAGCGGACACGCCTACCGCGAGGACCACTACGAGATGCTGCACCTCCTGAATCCGCAGCACGTGATCCCGTCCCACGGAGGACTGGACCTCACGGGAGCCTATGCGCAGCTGGCAGAAGAGGTGGGGTATACCCTGCACGACGACCTGCACATCATGCGGAACGGTCAAAAAGTAATCGTCCATAAATGA
- the fni gene encoding type 2 isopentenyl-diphosphate Delta-isomerase has protein sequence MEGHTSSRKRDHLRICCEEAVEQGESGFGDVRLEHNALPECDLAGIDTALRFLGAKMAFPLFIAAMTGGHPDTREVNRRLAAAAERFGIGMGVGSQRAALENPDLEDSFTVVRDAAPHAFLCANLGIVQLRDHGIEWAERAIEMIDADAIAIHLNFLQEAIQPEGDHDARGCLQALADLAAELRCPVIVKETGCGISRDVARRLLGAGVQAIDVAGWGGTSWAAVEGYRQTDPRRAAIGTAFRSWGIPTVVSLCEAATDRAGVIVSGGVRSGLDIAKGIALGADLGGMALPLLKPALAGEADLFSAIDSIREQIRIAMFLTGSRTLKDLKRVRVHITGASREMLHRNRIQEVTHGY, from the coding sequence ATGGAGGGACATACATCCTCGAGGAAACGGGACCACCTCCGCATCTGCTGCGAGGAGGCGGTGGAGCAGGGAGAGAGCGGCTTTGGGGACGTCCGGCTGGAGCATAACGCGCTGCCGGAATGCGATCTAGCCGGGATTGACACCGCCCTTCGCTTTCTCGGAGCGAAGATGGCGTTCCCGCTGTTCATCGCAGCCATGACGGGCGGGCATCCCGATACCCGCGAGGTGAACCGGCGGCTCGCGGCAGCGGCGGAGCGCTTCGGCATCGGCATGGGCGTGGGCTCCCAGCGTGCCGCGCTGGAGAATCCCGATCTCGAGGACAGCTTCACGGTGGTGCGCGATGCGGCACCCCATGCGTTCCTGTGCGCCAATCTCGGCATCGTCCAGCTCCGCGATCACGGCATCGAGTGGGCGGAACGGGCGATCGAGATGATCGATGCGGATGCGATCGCGATCCACCTGAACTTTCTCCAGGAAGCGATCCAGCCGGAAGGGGATCACGATGCCCGCGGATGCCTCCAGGCGCTTGCGGACCTCGCTGCCGAGCTCCGTTGCCCCGTGATTGTCAAGGAGACAGGATGCGGGATCTCGCGGGATGTCGCCCGCAGGCTGCTCGGGGCCGGTGTGCAGGCCATCGATGTCGCAGGATGGGGCGGAACCTCGTGGGCGGCAGTCGAAGGCTACCGGCAGACGGATCCCCGCCGTGCCGCCATCGGGACAGCCTTCCGCTCCTGGGGAATCCCCACAGTTGTGAGCCTCTGCGAGGCAGCGACCGACAGAGCCGGCGTCATCGTCAGTGGGGGTGTTCGAAGCGGTCTCGACATCGCAAAGGGCATTGCTCTCGGGGCAGATCTCGGCGGGATGGCATTGCCCCTCTTAAAACCGGCCCTGGCCGGAGAAGCGGATCTCTTCAGCGCGATAGATTCCATCCGGGAGCAGATTCGGATCGCCATGTTCCTGACCGGATCACGGACGCTGAAGGATCTGAAACGAGTACGGGTGCACATCACCGGCGCGAGCCGGGAGATGCTTCACCGCAATAGGATACAAGAGGTAACGCATGGATATTGA
- a CDS encoding isopentenyl phosphate kinase, which yields MDEVVLLKLGGSVVTHKGGDCRIDEESLAAISRAIAAHMHPGLLIIHGAGSCGHPEAKRFGIVERGLDPENTAGVYQTHRSVARLNAGVVACLRSAGIEAVGIHALSGSVARNGRLDSFAVEPIRIMLARGIVPVLHGDVVMDIERGATIVSGDQLLAYVARALGATRVGVATDVAGVLDGGRVIPKIGPATAKSLPIGNSSHIDVTGGMRGKVQELLRLAEDGVDSHIFHAARIGDFLSGTDHGGTVVSIRS from the coding sequence ATGGATGAAGTTGTGCTGCTGAAGCTGGGGGGCAGCGTCGTCACCCACAAAGGCGGGGACTGCCGCATCGACGAGGAGAGCCTGGCAGCGATATCCCGCGCCATTGCTGCCCACATGCACCCGGGGCTCCTCATCATCCATGGAGCCGGCTCCTGCGGACATCCGGAGGCAAAACGCTTCGGCATCGTCGAGCGCGGTCTCGATCCGGAGAACACCGCCGGCGTCTACCAGACGCATCGCTCGGTCGCCCGCCTGAACGCCGGTGTGGTTGCCTGCCTCCGCTCGGCGGGCATCGAGGCCGTCGGAATACATGCGCTGAGCGGATCCGTGGCCAGGAACGGGCGGCTGGACTCGTTTGCCGTCGAGCCCATCCGCATCATGCTGGCACGGGGAATCGTGCCCGTGCTCCACGGGGACGTGGTGATGGATATCGAGAGGGGAGCGACGATCGTCTCGGGCGATCAGCTCCTGGCATATGTCGCCCGGGCACTGGGCGCAACGCGGGTGGGCGTCGCCACCGATGTTGCCGGGGTGCTCGACGGCGGCCGGGTGATCCCAAAGATCGGACCAGCGACGGCGAAGTCGCTGCCGATCGGGAATTCATCCCATATAGACGTGACCGGCGGTATGAGAGGAAAGGTGCAGGAGCTGCTTCGGCTCGCAGAAGACGGCGTGGATTCGCACATCTTCCATGCCGCAAGAATTGGGGACTTCCTGAGCGGTACGGACCATGGCGGCACGGTGGTGAGTATCAGGAGTTAG
- the mvk gene encoding mevalonate kinase translates to MATWSAPGKVFLFGEHAVVYGRPGIAMAIRSRVFVTVRKTRRPSRINSPYIEECFREMGVRGSVYVRSQLPSSSGLGSSAAVTVATLSAINEEFGFGYSREKLADIAFTIEKKVQKGRASPTDTYVSSFGGIVLITESGKRRLPPQNLPLVVGNSRISHNTAAMVEKVGMLKNKYPEIVEPLLDSIGAVTMAALHTLSHPREMGRCMDINHALLEALGVGHPQLSRLVLAARAAGAHGAKVTGAGGGGCMVALCPGRLKNRVAGAIEACDAQAIVTTIDIEGARREKDG, encoded by the coding sequence GTGGCAACGTGGAGTGCGCCGGGCAAGGTATTCCTGTTCGGCGAGCACGCGGTCGTGTATGGCAGGCCTGGCATCGCGATGGCGATTCGATCCCGGGTCTTCGTGACGGTCAGAAAAACCCGCCGACCCTCGCGGATCAATTCTCCCTACATCGAGGAGTGCTTCCGGGAGATGGGGGTTCGGGGCAGCGTCTACGTCCGATCGCAGCTCCCGAGCTCGTCGGGTCTCGGGTCGTCCGCAGCCGTGACCGTTGCCACGCTCTCCGCCATCAACGAGGAGTTCGGGTTCGGCTACAGCCGCGAGAAACTCGCGGATATCGCATTCACCATCGAGAAGAAGGTCCAGAAGGGGCGGGCGAGTCCGACGGATACCTATGTATCCTCCTTCGGCGGGATCGTACTGATCACAGAGTCCGGGAAGAGGAGATTGCCTCCCCAAAACCTGCCGCTGGTAGTGGGCAACTCCCGGATCTCGCACAATACGGCTGCAATGGTGGAGAAGGTCGGCATGCTGAAGAACAAGTATCCGGAGATCGTCGAGCCGCTATTGGACTCCATCGGGGCGGTCACCATGGCAGCCCTGCATACCCTCTCCCATCCCCGCGAGATGGGGAGGTGCATGGACATCAACCATGCGCTCCTGGAGGCCCTGGGCGTCGGACATCCGCAACTCTCACGGCTCGTGCTGGCCGCGCGGGCAGCCGGAGCGCACGGGGCGAAGGTGACCGGTGCCGGCGGGGGAGGATGCATGGTCGCGCTCTGCCCGGGGCGGCTGAAGAACCGGGTTGCGGGAGCCATCGAGGCCTGCGATGCGCAGGCGATCGTCACCACCATCGACATCGAAGGCGCCAGACGAGAGAAAGATGGATGA
- the amrB gene encoding AmmeMemoRadiSam system protein B, translating into MKTRPSSVAGMFYPGEPRHLEQLLARFFAGGEPGIDARGIVAPHAGYVYSGEVAGCAFRALRPDFGGTFVVIGPSHRGYLSSASAIPWETPLGIVDIDRELVEAIGIGVDEVSHRQEHSLETQMPFIKYRFPRARIAPIMMGDQDLESALGVAEDILQGIRQTERDVRIVASSDFSHYVPHETAKRNDLYAIDALKTLDIPAFYERISIREVTACGYGPIAAMCTVARELGATRADLLKYATSGDVTGDFASVVGYAAIAVV; encoded by the coding sequence TTGAAGACGCGGCCAAGCAGCGTGGCAGGCATGTTCTACCCCGGGGAGCCCCGGCACCTGGAGCAGCTCCTGGCCCGGTTCTTTGCCGGGGGGGAGCCGGGGATAGACGCCCGGGGCATCGTCGCCCCGCACGCGGGCTATGTCTACTCGGGAGAGGTTGCCGGCTGCGCGTTCCGTGCGCTGCGGCCCGATTTCGGCGGCACCTTCGTGGTCATCGGCCCCAGCCACCGCGGCTACCTGAGCAGCGCCTCCGCCATCCCCTGGGAGACGCCCCTCGGAATCGTCGATATCGACAGGGAGCTCGTGGAGGCGATCGGGATCGGCGTGGACGAAGTCTCGCACCGCCAGGAGCACTCGCTCGAGACGCAGATGCCGTTCATCAAGTACCGCTTCCCCCGGGCGCGCATCGCGCCGATCATGATGGGGGACCAGGATCTGGAGAGCGCCCTTGGTGTGGCGGAGGATATCCTGCAGGGTATCCGGCAGACGGAGCGTGACGTCCGGATCGTGGCGTCCAGCGACTTCTCCCACTACGTCCCGCACGAAACAGCGAAGAGAAACGATCTCTACGCGATCGATGCCCTGAAGACGCTGGATATCCCGGCGTTCTACGAGCGGATCTCGATAAGGGAGGTGACCGCCTGCGGCTACGGTCCCATTGCGGCCATGTGCACGGTCGCCCGGGAGCTGGGCGCCACCCGCGCAGACCTCCTGAAGTATGCGACGAGCGGCGATGTGACCGGGGATTTCGCATCCGTAGTGGGATATGCGGCGATAGCAGTGGTATAG